In one Ictalurus furcatus strain D&B chromosome 10, Billie_1.0, whole genome shotgun sequence genomic region, the following are encoded:
- the znf710b gene encoding zinc finger protein 710 isoform X1: MRSLKHLKPQTKRNLEEKTQQLVRCYAEAMHQQMDVGTQTDPVVVLSLAQAAVLGLISQNEVFGATIAPNGFYTGEPKESPAPSIERMEYEYADQLIGANGDYLGVNLGEDGQVHPSCAERRWQGTPENTKPLIGHHNSGSHVKGECVTPGLPSCNHMMSMMPRESMQMVDNSGYRLASKPHQSNCCSTCVREPKSTHPPPNHHVHPHSNSHTPNEVHTHGRNHTLEKRGNEEEEGNDARMGKAGSGGEEISSYFRANEVGYEGGDMDGVGEFDESNQGMFWGEPVEGEAPRGRRIDRLDINIQINESYCVDVGEGLKRWKCRMCEKSYTSKYNLVTHILGHNGIKPHACPHCGKLFKQPSHLQTHLLTHQGTRPHKCTVCKKGFTQTSHLKRHMLQHSDVKPFSCRFCRRGFAYPSELRAHEVKHERGRCHICPQCSMEFPTYAHLKRHQVSHQGPATFQCSHCSKTFAYRSQLQNHMLKHQAQRSFSCSQCGLQFLQLHQLRQHSLIHKVLKPQPRAAKGTKGFKCDVCAREFTLSANLRRHMLIHASVRPFQCHVCFKSFVQKQTLKTHMIVHLPVKPFKCKVCGKSFNRMYNLLGHMHLHAGSKPFKCSYCSSRFNLKGNLSRHMKVKHGMDVSPEGQDAPPDLEPHEDYEEDNFNFAAPENMDANDAPNLTKLSEVAIQELDYYNFGKDVGSYNTA, from the exons ATGAGATCGCTCAAACATCTAAAACCTCAAACCAAGAGAAATTTG GAGGAGAAGACCCAGCAGCTGGTTCGATGTTACGCTGAAGCCATGCACCAGCAGATGGATGTGGGGACACAGACAGACCCAGTGGTGGTCTTGTCTCTGGCCCAAGCTGCTGTGTTGGGACTTATATCCCAGAATGAGGTCTTTGGTGCCACCATTGCACCTAACGGCTTTTATACCGGAGAGCCCAAAGAATCGCCTGCTCCGTCCATCGAGCGGATGGAGTATGAGTATGCTGACCAGCTCATTGGTGCTAATGGTGATTACCTGGGTGTGAACCTCGGCGAGGACGGTCAGGTTCACCCAAGCTGTGCGGAAAGGAGGTGGCAGGGGACACCTGAAAACACAAAGCCTCTTATAGGGCACCATAACTCGGGTTCACATGtcaaaggtgagtgtgtgaccCCGGGACTACCTTCCTGCAACCACATGATGAGCATGATGCCTAGAGAGAGCATGCAGATGGTAGACAACTCTGGTTACCGCCTAGCCTCCAAACCTCACCAAAGCAACTGCTGCTCTACCTGTGTGCGAGAACCCAAGAGCACACATCCACCACCTAACCACCATGTTCATCCCCACTCCAACAGTCACACACCTAATGAGGTTCATACTCATGGCAGAAACCATACACTGGAGAAAAGAGGaaatgaggaagaggaagggaATGATGCAAGGATGGGGAAGGCTGGCAGTGGAGGGGAGGAGATCAGCAGCTACTTCCGTGCTAATGAGGTTGGCTATGAGGGTGGGGATATGGATGGGGTAGGGGAGTTTGATGAGAGCAACCAAGGCATGTTCTGGGGGGAGCCTGTGGAAGGGGAGGCACCGCGGGGCCGCCGCATTGACCGATTGGACATCAACATACAGATCAATGAGTCGTATTGTGTAGATGTCGGCGAAGGCTTGAAGCGTTGGAAGTGCCGCATGTGCGAAAAGTCATACACTTCCAAATATAACCTTGTAACGCACATCTTGGGTCACAATGGCATTAAACCCCATGCTTGCCCACATTGCGGTAAGCTCTTCAAGCAGCCAAGCCACCTGCAGACACACCTCCTGACCCACCAAGGCACACGGCCGCACAAGTGCACTGTCTGCAAAAAGGGCTTTACTCAGACCAGCCACCTAAAACGCCACATGTTGCAACACTCTGATGTCAAGCCCTTCAGCTGCCGTTTCTGCCGTCGAGGCTTTGCCTACCCCAGTGAGCTGCGAGCCCATGAGGTGAAGCATGAGCGTGGCCGTTGCCACATCTGCCCGCAGTGCTCCATGGAGTTCCCCACCTATGCCCACCTCAAGCGCCATCAGGTCAGCCACCAAGGGCCGGCCACCTTCCAGTGTAGCCACTGCAGTAAGACATTTGCCTACCGTAGTCAGTTGCAGAACCATATGCTGAAGCATCAGGCCCAACGCTCTTTTTCCTGCAGCCAGTGCGGCCTGCAGTTCCTGCAGCTCCACCAGCTACGTCAGCACTCTCTCATACATAAAGTGCTCAAGCCTCAGCCACGTGCCGCTAAG GGAACGAAGGGCTTCAAGTGTGATGTATGTGCTCGCGAGTTCACATTGTCTGCAAACCTGAGGAGGCACATGCTGATCCATGCTAGTGTCAGGCCCTTTCAGTGTCACGTCTGCTTCAAGTCCTTCGTCCAGAAGCAGACTCTGAAAACTCACATGATCGTCCACCTTCCTGTGAAACCCTTTAAGTGCAAG gtgtGTGGGAAATCATTTAACCGGATGTATAATCTTCTGGGTCACATGCATCTCCATGCTGGCAGCAAGCCATTTAAGTGTTCGTACTGCTCCAGCCGATTCAACCTGAAGGGTAACCTCAGTCGACACATGAAGGTTAAACATGGCATGGATGTATCCCCAGAGGGACAAG ATGCTCCTCCAGATCTGGAACCTCATGA
- the znf710b gene encoding zinc finger protein 710 isoform X2 — protein MHQQMDVGTQTDPVVVLSLAQAAVLGLISQNEVFGATIAPNGFYTGEPKESPAPSIERMEYEYADQLIGANGDYLGVNLGEDGQVHPSCAERRWQGTPENTKPLIGHHNSGSHVKGECVTPGLPSCNHMMSMMPRESMQMVDNSGYRLASKPHQSNCCSTCVREPKSTHPPPNHHVHPHSNSHTPNEVHTHGRNHTLEKRGNEEEEGNDARMGKAGSGGEEISSYFRANEVGYEGGDMDGVGEFDESNQGMFWGEPVEGEAPRGRRIDRLDINIQINESYCVDVGEGLKRWKCRMCEKSYTSKYNLVTHILGHNGIKPHACPHCGKLFKQPSHLQTHLLTHQGTRPHKCTVCKKGFTQTSHLKRHMLQHSDVKPFSCRFCRRGFAYPSELRAHEVKHERGRCHICPQCSMEFPTYAHLKRHQVSHQGPATFQCSHCSKTFAYRSQLQNHMLKHQAQRSFSCSQCGLQFLQLHQLRQHSLIHKVLKPQPRAAKGTKGFKCDVCAREFTLSANLRRHMLIHASVRPFQCHVCFKSFVQKQTLKTHMIVHLPVKPFKCKVCGKSFNRMYNLLGHMHLHAGSKPFKCSYCSSRFNLKGNLSRHMKVKHGMDVSPEGQDAPPDLEPHEDYEEDNFNFAAPENMDANDAPNLTKLSEVAIQELDYYNFGKDVGSYNTA, from the exons ATGCACCAGCAGATGGATGTGGGGACACAGACAGACCCAGTGGTGGTCTTGTCTCTGGCCCAAGCTGCTGTGTTGGGACTTATATCCCAGAATGAGGTCTTTGGTGCCACCATTGCACCTAACGGCTTTTATACCGGAGAGCCCAAAGAATCGCCTGCTCCGTCCATCGAGCGGATGGAGTATGAGTATGCTGACCAGCTCATTGGTGCTAATGGTGATTACCTGGGTGTGAACCTCGGCGAGGACGGTCAGGTTCACCCAAGCTGTGCGGAAAGGAGGTGGCAGGGGACACCTGAAAACACAAAGCCTCTTATAGGGCACCATAACTCGGGTTCACATGtcaaaggtgagtgtgtgaccCCGGGACTACCTTCCTGCAACCACATGATGAGCATGATGCCTAGAGAGAGCATGCAGATGGTAGACAACTCTGGTTACCGCCTAGCCTCCAAACCTCACCAAAGCAACTGCTGCTCTACCTGTGTGCGAGAACCCAAGAGCACACATCCACCACCTAACCACCATGTTCATCCCCACTCCAACAGTCACACACCTAATGAGGTTCATACTCATGGCAGAAACCATACACTGGAGAAAAGAGGaaatgaggaagaggaagggaATGATGCAAGGATGGGGAAGGCTGGCAGTGGAGGGGAGGAGATCAGCAGCTACTTCCGTGCTAATGAGGTTGGCTATGAGGGTGGGGATATGGATGGGGTAGGGGAGTTTGATGAGAGCAACCAAGGCATGTTCTGGGGGGAGCCTGTGGAAGGGGAGGCACCGCGGGGCCGCCGCATTGACCGATTGGACATCAACATACAGATCAATGAGTCGTATTGTGTAGATGTCGGCGAAGGCTTGAAGCGTTGGAAGTGCCGCATGTGCGAAAAGTCATACACTTCCAAATATAACCTTGTAACGCACATCTTGGGTCACAATGGCATTAAACCCCATGCTTGCCCACATTGCGGTAAGCTCTTCAAGCAGCCAAGCCACCTGCAGACACACCTCCTGACCCACCAAGGCACACGGCCGCACAAGTGCACTGTCTGCAAAAAGGGCTTTACTCAGACCAGCCACCTAAAACGCCACATGTTGCAACACTCTGATGTCAAGCCCTTCAGCTGCCGTTTCTGCCGTCGAGGCTTTGCCTACCCCAGTGAGCTGCGAGCCCATGAGGTGAAGCATGAGCGTGGCCGTTGCCACATCTGCCCGCAGTGCTCCATGGAGTTCCCCACCTATGCCCACCTCAAGCGCCATCAGGTCAGCCACCAAGGGCCGGCCACCTTCCAGTGTAGCCACTGCAGTAAGACATTTGCCTACCGTAGTCAGTTGCAGAACCATATGCTGAAGCATCAGGCCCAACGCTCTTTTTCCTGCAGCCAGTGCGGCCTGCAGTTCCTGCAGCTCCACCAGCTACGTCAGCACTCTCTCATACATAAAGTGCTCAAGCCTCAGCCACGTGCCGCTAAG GGAACGAAGGGCTTCAAGTGTGATGTATGTGCTCGCGAGTTCACATTGTCTGCAAACCTGAGGAGGCACATGCTGATCCATGCTAGTGTCAGGCCCTTTCAGTGTCACGTCTGCTTCAAGTCCTTCGTCCAGAAGCAGACTCTGAAAACTCACATGATCGTCCACCTTCCTGTGAAACCCTTTAAGTGCAAG gtgtGTGGGAAATCATTTAACCGGATGTATAATCTTCTGGGTCACATGCATCTCCATGCTGGCAGCAAGCCATTTAAGTGTTCGTACTGCTCCAGCCGATTCAACCTGAAGGGTAACCTCAGTCGACACATGAAGGTTAAACATGGCATGGATGTATCCCCAGAGGGACAAG ATGCTCCTCCAGATCTGGAACCTCATGA